Genomic segment of Polycladomyces abyssicola:
CAGGCGGTCAAAGGTGGCAGCCATGCGCGCCGCTGCAGACGGGGACATGAGGCCAGGCCGAACCGCAACCAGAAAACGCATGCGCTGGGTGACGGACAACAGAGAAGAAGCAACCACCCACGCGTCTTCGCAGGATCGCCCCGTGGGCAGAAGTGCACCTTCGTATCCCAGGTGGTCCACCGCCTGGGCCAGTTGTTTCATATACGAATGGTCAACGGCACGCCCCCCCTTTGCGGTTCCCAGGTAACGGCTGTCTCCATGCGTGGGAATAAACCAAAAGATGTTCATCGGTTCTCCGTCCTTTCCTGTTTGGTTTTGACCCGATTACCGTTCCAGACCGCTTTTTCGACCTGAATTCTTTCGGGGATCAAACCCACATGATAGAAGGAATCTGCGATCCGCTGCTGTTCCCGAATGATACCTTCGTCCATCGGTTGCAGCCCGTATTTCGATCGTGTGATGGCCTTCTTCACCGCCCCCACGTCCATCCCGATCTGCTTGGAGAGCAGTTTCGCCGTATCATCGGGATGTTGGTTGAACCAATCGGTTGTTTTTTCTACTTCTTCCAATATGGTGCGGACGATATCACCGTGTTCCTTTGCGTAGGTATCGGAGGCGAGTATGAATTCCCGGTTTGTCGTATAGCCGCGACCGTCAGTGATCGTTCGGGCACCCAATTCCTTCTCCGCCGCAGAATAATACGGATCCCAAATCACCCAAGCATCCACGCTTTTTCTGGTAAAGGCCGCTCTGGCATCCGCGGGGGGGAGATAGACAGGTTGGATGTCTTTATACTTCAACCCCGCCTTGTCTAATGCTTGCAACAAGAGATCGTGAACATTGGAGCCTTTGTTCAGTGCCACTTTCTTCCCTTTCAGATCCTTGACACTCTTGATCGGGGAATCTTTGGGTACCACGATGGCCTCATTCTCGGGTTTGGGCGTACCGGCACCGACATACACCAGTGGCGTCTTCGCTGCCTGGGCGAAAATCGGCGGTGTGTTGCCCGTATGGCCGATATCGATACTGCCGACATTCATCGCCTCCAAGAGCTGCGGACCCGCAGGAAAATGGACCCACTCCACCTTGACTCCCCTGGATTTCAGACGCTTCTCCAGGGTTCCGCGAGCTTTCAGGATGCTGAGGGTTCCGAACTTCTGGTAACCGATCCGCACCACCTTCCCATCAGCTTCAGAAGCACCTGCATTGCAGCCTCCCAACACCCCTCCAGCCAGTAAGCAAATGGATAAAGCAATCACCGTCGAGATAAGCCGTTTCCATTTGAAAAAACCCAGCATTTCCTATCACCTCGTTCGCATGATAAGCAAAAAAGGCCCCATTCCCCCTATTTCAGGGAGAGTGGAGCCTCCGGTTGTCCGGTCGGCCTGATATCGATTATGCATTCGTTACTGCTGTTGCTGTCCTTTCACCGATCGGCTTGCCGCTCGGGTAGACTTTTCCAGAGGGATGCGATATTTCTCAGTTCTGTCGATCTGAACGATTTGTGAGTCGTGAACAGTGATCACTACGGAGCCGTATTGCATTCCTCTCAACGCTTTAAGAATACGCTCAACCTGTTCGGTAGACGGATTCATCTGGAATGAAGCCCCCTTTTGGGAAGTTCACGAAGATTGCGGAAAAAATGATCATCCTCTTGATCCAAGGATGAAACGGCGAATGACGACGTTATTTCGACAGGGATACCCATTTTTGCCCCACCCTTCGCCACACGACCAGCAGAATGCTGCCCACCCACAACAGGGTCAAAGCACTGTAGATGGCGGTATGCCAAGTAGAAGGAATCCAGTCAAGCGTCTTCAACAAAGTTTTGGCATTGGTGATGATGATCAATCCCCCGACCAAAACACCCAACAGGTGGGAAGGAATGATCCGAACCAGCCAAGCGGCAATGGGAGCGGCGAATATTCCTCCAATCATCAGCGCCGCAACCCATGTCCAGCTGATATTGGACCAGCCTATGGAGATCAGGAAGCCGAGAGTGGCGGAAACGGCGACCGCGAATTCGCTCGTATCCACCGAACCCACCACTTTTCTGGGTTCCAACCCCTTCCGGCTGAGCAGGATCGGCGTCGTCAGCGGTCCCCATCCCCCGCCACCGGTGGAATCGACGAACCCTGCAATCAGGCCCAACGGGATGAGAAAACGCTTGGAAATGGTACTCTCTTTCCGCTCAGTGCCATTCCCGTTTCCGAACAAAAACCGTCCTAGTACGTAAAAGCCGAGAATAAACAGAAAAGCAGCCACGTACGGTTTTACCTGATCACCCGGCAGATTGCTGAGGAAACAAGCACCGATGAATGCGCCGATCGAACCTGGAATAACCAAACGTATGACGACAGTCCGATCCACATTGCCGAACCGGATATGAGAGGCTCCCGAAGCAGCCGTGGTGATCACTTCCGCCATATGAACAGAGGCGGAGGCTACCGCAGGTGCGATACCAAACAAAAACAACAGGGATGTGGAAGTGACACCGTAAGCCATTCCCAATGCACCGTCAACCAGTTGTGCAGCAAACCCAATCAATGCCAGGACAATCAATCTCTGCATGCCCATCTTCCTCCTGATGTTATTTGATCATGTTGAGCAGAATAGTCGGCTTTTCAACACTAGTGCATGATATGACGAAATAGGGCTCATTGTTCGAAATTTTGTTATCCATCCCGATCTCGGCTGATCACGTTCTGTATGTAAATTATCTTATTCCGATAAAATTACTTGGTTTATTGAAACACATATTACTATCCGATTATTCAAATGTCAATAATGGGGTCATTAATTGAAATTTTCTGTTAAATTCACGACACCTATTTTTAACAATAGAAAAAACGGCGGGACCAGCAACCATCCCGCCGCAACTACATGTTGTCACGTTTTCATTTTGTCAGCAATGGTCGAATCGTTTGATTTCGCCTCTTTTTTCGCGGTCAAAAACATGGAACACAGCAGTATGACCGCACCCAACCATCCGCTGAAGGACAGCCGTTCTCCCAGCAGCGTGATGGCCAACAGCGTAGCGGTCAACGGCTCCGCCAATGACCAAATGGATGCTGATGTTGCTGTAACGTAACGCATACCGTGGATAAACAGCACATAAGCCATGGCCGTCGGGACCCAGCCCAGATAAACGAGCAGCAACCATCCCTGCCAAGGAAGCACCGGCCAACTGAGCACCGGAATCGACAGGATTGCGCCGATCGAAAAAGCTACTCCGATCACCAACAACGGAGGTACGTCCCCAACCAATCGCTTGCTGATCAACGTATAGCCACCGTAACAGGCCGCTGCCGCCAATGCCAGCAGGTTACCCTGCCACAGGCGCGGTTCGGTCAATCCCTGCAGGCTGTGGAGCCCGATCAACATGCTCGTGCCGATCACGCCCAATACCAATGCCCAACCGGTGGTTGAGGTCCAACGCTCCTTGAGCCACCAACTCGCCACCACACTGACCATCAGTGGTGCCGTGCAAACGGTGAGCAGGGTAGCCGTCGACACCATGGTCTGGCCCACCGCGGAAAAATAGCACGCCTGATACCCTGCAACCCCCACTCCGAACAACACCAACCAAAGCCAGGAACGACTTGTGAGCCTTCCGATACTCCCCGTGCGGACGCTCTCCTGCCATGTCGCTGCCAATAACACCGGTGCGCTGAACAGTAAACGAAACGCCCCGATCGTCAACGGATCTGTTCCATAATTTGTCGTCAGCACTTTGGCTGTCATTCCAGCCGTCCCCCATAATACGGCCGCTGCTACTACTCCCCACATACCAATTCTCATTCCGGACCCCTCCCGATTCAGTTTGTTCACCGTCGGGCGGGTCAACTTGCGCTCCCGCCCGTGTCAGGAAACGGGAACGCGACGGGGAGGGGGCAACACACCCTTCCATGCCATGTTCGTTCCTCCTCTCAATTGGTAACTAGGACGCGCCTAATAGATCAATGGTTCAACGGCTATACTCTGGGGAACCTTCTTTCCCGAATCGTCCCCAGTGGTGAAGTCACGCTTTTGGGAAAGGGTTCCCTCCATCTCATCCCTTGTCAGACACGCCCTCATCTGCCAGACAGGCTGCTTACCGCAGACACCGCTTCAGCATTTGCGTCCAACTTTCCGTCAAATAGGGGCAATCGCCAATTCGACCCATTCCGCCCGATCGGGAGAGGCACTGAATACCAATCATTGTATTTGACGATACCAACCGGTACCCCCAACTCCTTGATCCGACACACGCGTTCGGGGACGCCCCACAACCTGGCCGGCTTCCAACACGGCATACAGCGGTTGGGAGACTTGCACCACGCCTCCCCTATTCGGTATACGTTATCGATACACTCGTTATGTTCATTCAAACCGGTGGCGGTAAAAAACGCCCCGTAGTAATTCCAATAACATCAGTTCCCGTCACCACTCGGCATCATAATCCGCCGGCTCCGATTTCCTGTCTCCGCGTCTGGTTAAAGCGAAGCGTACTTTGCCCGCATTCCGTGCTCCACGGTTCGGAGCGGCCAGACCAGCTTCCTTGCTGGGCGCAGGTGGAGCGATCCGGAAAGGGAACAGACCACACCCTCACCCCTGCGAACGTTGAACCGCTTCTTGCAAACCAGGTCCAAAAGGCGGACGAATCACGCCGTGCTCGGTGATAATCGCAGTGACGAGCTCGGCCGGGGTGACATCGAATGCTGGGTTGTACACCTGAACCCCCTCCGGAGCGGTCACAGCACCGAATCCCCGGGTGACTTCTTCGGCAGGTCGCTCCTCAATCGGGATGTCCGCCCCCGTTGCCGTCTGCAAATCGATGGAAGACGTCGGTGCAGCCACATAGAAGGGGATCCCATGTGCTTTTGCCAACACAGCCAGTCCATAAGTACCAATTTTGTTGGCCACATCTCCGTTGGCAGCAACGCGGTCCGTTCCCACGATCACCGCCTGCACCCATCCCTTCTGCATCACAGCGGCGGCCATGTTGTCACAGATCAGTGTGACGTCAATGCCCGCCTGCTGCAACTCGTATGCGGTCAGCCTGGCGCCCTGCAGAACCGGACGCGTCTCGTCGGCAAATACGCGGAGATGCCATCCCCGTTCCTTCGCCAGATACAATGGTGCCAACGCCGTTCCGTAGGCTGCCGTGGCCAATCCGCCCGCGTTGCAATGCGTCAGCACGCCCATCCCGTCTTCCAACAAGGTGAGCAAATGCTCACCGATCTTCCTGCACATGTCTGCATCTTCCCGTTGGATCTCGTGCGCTTCCGCCAATAAAGCGGCCTTCAGCTCAGAAACTGGGCGCTCCTTCAGCGTTTCCAACCGTCTCCGGATTCGTTCCAGCGCCCAAGCGAGGTTGACCGCAGTGGGCCGGGCGGAGCGAAGATTTTCCCCCACCCGGCGCAAGGTGGACCAAAATCGGCCTGCATCCACATCCGGGATATCCTTTACTCCCAGATACATCCCGAACGCCGCCGCCGTCCCGATCGCCGGCGCCCCTCTAACCGCCAGTTTCACGATTGCTTCCCGCACTTCCTCAGGTGTCGTCAGCTCCAAATAGACCGTCTCTGTGGGCAAGCGCCGTTGATCCAGCAGCAGGAGCCGATCTTCCCGCCAAACAACGGAACGCGGGTGCGGAATTTTTTCCATCGAGACCGTCATATCATTTCACCACCTTCTCTTTGGCTACTTCCCGGACCCATGCCGTCAGCTGTCCGATCGTCTCCAGCGTCTTCCGCCGATTGATCAATGCCTGACCGATGTGGAGAGCCAACACTTCCGCCTCCGCGCGAACCTGCGGATCTTCGATGGTCTCCAGGTCAGCTACTGGGGCCAACCCGATCACCCTGCGCAACATCTTGCAACCGGCGAAACCGGCACTGTCTTGGAGCACACGGGAGAGGAAGCGTTCCCAGTATCCCGGTACGCGCCACATCTCATCCTTGACGTGCTCCTGCCACAAAGCGGAGAATTGTTCCTCAAATCTGTTCCAGATGGTTTCAATCGTTTCCAACAACCATTCTTGATAGGCGATTCGGACTTCTCTGTCCACTGTATGCCCCTCGTGGGAAGCATAGGACAACAACAGGTTGGCAAACAATGCACCGATGTCAAAGCCCATCGGCCCATAATAGGCGAATTCCGGATCAATTACCTTGGTACTCGTCTCCGTCACCATAATGGAACCAGTATGTAAATCACCGTGTACCAACGCTTGCGCCTGCGTCATGAACGCCTCTTTCAGTTCGGCGATTTCCCGCTTGAGCGCATCATCCCGCCAAATCGCCTCCACCTCGTCCCTGATCAACGGGTTGAACGAGTTGGTTTCTGCATCGTAATAGGGATCGGTAAAGACCAATCCTTCGGTGATGTCGCACATTTGCGGGTTGAGAAACCGGCGCACCCACTCTTTTTTCTCCTGACGGTCTACATAGAAATCGGAGGTGAAAAAGAGCGTCCGGGCCAGAAACCGGGCCATGTGCTCAGCGAAATACGGATATTGTTGACGAGCGATCAACCCTTTTCGCATCACGATGTGATCGGTCAGATCTTCCATGATAGTCAGAGCCAGGTCAGGATCATACCTGTACACCCGGGGAACCAAACCCTCCGCCAGTTTCGCCTGTACCTGCAACGCTTCGGATTCGATGCGCGCCCGGTCCAACGTAAGCGGCCATGATTCGCCGACCACGCGGGCATAAGGGAGTGCCTGTTTGAGAATGACTCCCTTTTCCCGGCCTTCCTCCCGAATGTGGAACACGAGATTCAGATTGCCGTCCCCGATTTCCCTGCTGGT
This window contains:
- the mtnA gene encoding S-methyl-5-thioribose-1-phosphate isomerase; the protein is MTVSMEKIPHPRSVVWREDRLLLLDQRRLPTETVYLELTTPEEVREAIVKLAVRGAPAIGTAAAFGMYLGVKDIPDVDAGRFWSTLRRVGENLRSARPTAVNLAWALERIRRRLETLKERPVSELKAALLAEAHEIQREDADMCRKIGEHLLTLLEDGMGVLTHCNAGGLATAAYGTALAPLYLAKERGWHLRVFADETRPVLQGARLTAYELQQAGIDVTLICDNMAAAVMQKGWVQAVIVGTDRVAANGDVANKIGTYGLAVLAKAHGIPFYVAAPTSSIDLQTATGADIPIEERPAEEVTRGFGAVTAPEGVQVYNPAFDVTPAELVTAIITEHGVIRPPFGPGLQEAVQRSQG
- a CDS encoding sulfonate ABC transporter substrate-binding protein; its protein translation is MLGFFKWKRLISTVIALSICLLAGGVLGGCNAGASEADGKVVRIGYQKFGTLSILKARGTLEKRLKSRGVKVEWVHFPAGPQLLEAMNVGSIDIGHTGNTPPIFAQAAKTPLVYVGAGTPKPENEAIVVPKDSPIKSVKDLKGKKVALNKGSNVHDLLLQALDKAGLKYKDIQPVYLPPADARAAFTRKSVDAWVIWDPYYSAAEKELGARTITDGRGYTTNREFILASDTYAKEHGDIVRTILEEVEKTTDWFNQHPDDTAKLLSKQIGMDVGAVKKAITRSKYGLQPMDEGIIREQQRIADSFYHVGLIPERIQVEKAVWNGNRVKTKQERTENR
- a CDS encoding sulfite exporter TauE/SafE family protein translates to MQRLIVLALIGFAAQLVDGALGMAYGVTSTSLLFLFGIAPAVASASVHMAEVITTAASGASHIRFGNVDRTVVIRLVIPGSIGAFIGACFLSNLPGDQVKPYVAAFLFILGFYVLGRFLFGNGNGTERKESTISKRFLIPLGLIAGFVDSTGGGGWGPLTTPILLSRKGLEPRKVVGSVDTSEFAVAVSATLGFLISIGWSNISWTWVAALMIGGIFAAPIAAWLVRIIPSHLLGVLVGGLIIITNAKTLLKTLDWIPSTWHTAIYSALTLLWVGSILLVVWRRVGQKWVSLSK
- the mtnK gene encoding S-methyl-5-thioribose kinase — encoded protein: MSNYHPLTEAEAVQYARSVPGLFSEGAVLTSREIGDGNLNLVFHIREEGREKGVILKQALPYARVVGESWPLTLDRARIESEALQVQAKLAEGLVPRVYRYDPDLALTIMEDLTDHIVMRKGLIARQQYPYFAEHMARFLARTLFFTSDFYVDRQEKKEWVRRFLNPQMCDITEGLVFTDPYYDAETNSFNPLIRDEVEAIWRDDALKREIAELKEAFMTQAQALVHGDLHTGSIMVTETSTKVIDPEFAYYGPMGFDIGALFANLLLSYASHEGHTVDREVRIAYQEWLLETIETIWNRFEEQFSALWQEHVKDEMWRVPGYWERFLSRVLQDSAGFAGCKMLRRVIGLAPVADLETIEDPQVRAEAEVLALHIGQALINRRKTLETIGQLTAWVREVAKEKVVK
- a CDS encoding YezD family protein, which encodes MNPSTEQVERILKALRGMQYGSVVITVHDSQIVQIDRTEKYRIPLEKSTRAASRSVKGQQQQ
- a CDS encoding DMT family transporter yields the protein MRIGMWGVVAAAVLWGTAGMTAKVLTTNYGTDPLTIGAFRLLFSAPVLLAATWQESVRTGSIGRLTSRSWLWLVLFGVGVAGYQACYFSAVGQTMVSTATLLTVCTAPLMVSVVASWWLKERWTSTTGWALVLGVIGTSMLIGLHSLQGLTEPRLWQGNLLALAAAACYGGYTLISKRLVGDVPPLLVIGVAFSIGAILSIPVLSWPVLPWQGWLLLVYLGWVPTAMAYVLFIHGMRYVTATSASIWSLAEPLTATLLAITLLGERLSFSGWLGAVILLCSMFLTAKKEAKSNDSTIADKMKT